In Flavobacterium sp. GSB-24, the genomic window TCTTCAGACACCAGTGCTTGAAATTCCGCAAAACATACAAATTGTAAGTGCTCAAACTTTAAAAGATCAGCAAATTACAAGTATGAGCGATGGAGTAATCCGTAACGTGAGCGGTGCTGTGCGTTTGGAACATTGGGGAGATTTGTATACCAATATTACCATGAGAGGTTCACAGATTCAGGCATTTAGAAACGGATTTAATGTTGTTTCTTCTTTCTGGGGACCATTGACAGAAGATATGAGTTTTGTAGATCATATCGAATTTGTGAAAGGGCCGGCTGGATTTATGCTTTCGAGCGGAGATCCAAGCGGACTTTATAATGTGGTGACTAAAAAACCAACAGGCGTTACAAAAGGAGAAGTTAGTGCTTTGGTTGGAAGCTATGATTTTTACAGAGTAAGTGTAGACCTTGACGGAAAATTAGATAAAAAAGGAAAATTATTATACCGTTTTAATGGAGCTGCACAAAAGAAAGGTTCATTCCGTCCGTTTGAGCATAATGACCGTTACGTAATTGCTCCAGTAATTTCATACCAATTTGATGACAAAACAAAATTGACATTTGAATACAATTTTCAATATGCAAACATGACAGAAGTTGGTTCTTATTATGTTTTTGGACCTAAAGATGGTGGTTATGCTACACTGCCGCGTGATTTCACTATGACAGCGCCAGGTTTACCAGATACCAACATACAAGATCACAGCGGGTATTTGCAGTTTGAACATAAATTTGATGATAACTGGAAGTTAACGGCTCAGACATCTTATTTTAAATACATTCAACAAGGTTATAGCTCATGGCCAAGTACTGTTGGTTCTGACGAAAATGCGCTTGGAGCAGGGAATATTATTAGAAATGTTGGTATTTGGGATGCAGAAAGTAATATGTATTTAGGACAGATTTTCGTTAATGGAAAATTCAATACAGGTAGCGTTTCGCACAAAATATTAGGAGGAATAGATTTAGGAAGTAAAGATTACATGGCAGATTGGGGACAATCTCATGATTTAGATACTGCTGCAAGTCCTTTCAATGTATATAATCCAAATTATGGCACACCTTCTAACGGTTATCCTGCTTTCGATCATGAAACTCCTTTAAGCCAGAGAGCAGGAGGACTTTATGGTTCAGAATATGCAGCTGGATATATTCAGGATGAACTTGGTTTTTTTCAAAATAAATTAAGATTGACTCTTGCTGCAAGATACACTTGGATTAGCCAGACTAGTGCCTATGACGTACCTCAAGAAGACAGCCACATTACACCTCGTGCGGGTTTGAGTTATTCTATTACTGATGATTTTGCGATTTATGGACTATATGATCAAGCCTTTACACCTCAATCTGGAATTACTCAGAATGGAGATCCTATAAAACCGCTCACAGGTAATAACATTGAATTTGGTATCAAAAAAGACTGGTTTGATGGCTCATGGAATACTACTTTGTCTGCTTACAGAATTATAAAGAAAAATGAGCTCACTGCCGATCCAACAAATGGACCGAATGATATTTATAAAGTTATCTTGGGAGAAAAAAGGGCAGAAGGTTTGGAGTTTGATATTAGAGGAAAACTTTTTGACGGTCTTAATTTAATTGCCAACTATGCTTTTACAGAATCTATTGTAACAGAATCAAGATTAACCAGTATTGCTGTTGGAAGCACAGTTCCAGGATATGCTAAACATACAGCAAACGCCTGGTTAAATTATACAGTCCAAAACGGAAAATTAAAAGGTTTTGGCGCTTCTATTGGAGGAACTTTTCTTGACGGCCGCCAGACAGATACTTGGAGTGAAGGTCTTCAAAAACTGCCATCTTATTTTAAACTTGATGGAGGTTTATCTTATGAAACAGGGAAAGTTAAAGTTACAGCAAACGTATTTAATATCTTAGACAAATACTTATACAGCGGTTCGTACTACAAATGGCTAGAGGCTTATTATTGGCAGGCAGAACCTGGAAGAAACTTTAGAGTGGGGGTTACTTATAAGTTCTAGTATTTAGTTATAAGCTGTAAGTTATAAGCTGTAAGTTATAAGTTATGAGTTATGAGTTAGGATTGAAGTTATTAGTTTCAATTCATAACTCATAATTCATAATTCACAATTCAAAACTATCCCTTTCTAATTAAAGGAATTAATTTTGTTCCAATTAATTCTATGGCATTCATTAATTGTTTGTGTGTTAATCCGGCGTTGTCCATTTGAAAAGTAAATCGATCTACACCTCCAAGTGCTTCACTGTGGCGCAGGATTTTCTCTGCAGCTCTTTCTGGACTTCCAACAATTAAAACACCTAAGTCATCAATTAATCCGTCAAATTTATCTTTTGTAACTGGAGGCCAGCCGCGTTCTCTTCCTAATTTCGTCCATAACTCCGCATAACCTGGATAATAATCAGCAATAGCACTTTCTGTTGTTGAGCCAATATATCCTGGCGAATGCAATCCCACTTTTAATTCTTCTGGTTTATATCCTGCAGCTTGTCCAGCCTGACGGTATAAATCAATTAAAGGTTTAAAACGATGTGTCTGCCCGCCAATAATGGCAACCATTAACGGAAGTCCAAGCGAACCTGCCCTAATAAAAGATTCAGGTGTTCCGCCAACTCCAAGCCAAATGGGTAATTTTTCTTGTAAAGCTCTCGGATAAACAGGAAGATTATTAATTGCCGGGCGAAATTTTCCTTCCCAAGTCACAAATTCATTATCGCGAATCTGTAAAAGTAAATCTAATTTTTCGCTGAAAAGCGCATCATAATCATTCAGATTATAGCCAAAAAGGGGATAAGCTTCAATAGAAGAACCACGCCCTACAACAATTTCCGCCCTTCCCTTTGAAACCAAATCTAAAGTTGAAAAACTCTGGTACACCCGTACAGGATCTGCCGCACTCAAAACCGAAACAGCACTCGCTAAACGTATATTTTTTGTTCTGGCCGCTGCCGCACTTAAAATTACAGCTGTTGCAGAATCTAAAAACTCTTTTTTATGATGTTCTCCAATTCCGAAAACATCAAGGCCAACCTGATCTGCAAATTCAATTCTTTGTAATAACTGCTCCATAGCATCAACACTGCTAAGTGTGTTATCATCGCCATACATTGCCGAAGCAAAACTGTCTATTCCTATTTCCATATATTTATTTTTAGCTATAAGCTTTAGGCTGTAAGCTTTAAGCATTTTAGGAAGGCCTACAGCCTATAGCTTAAAGCCTATTGCGAATATTAATGTGAGAATCCGAATGAAATACTGATAATGATGATCGTAATTACAATTAATGTTATCCCCACATATAGATAATCCTTTTCTACTAAAAATGAAAATAACGAAAGTAATACACGTAAAACGGGTGTCATGAACAGCAAAATAATTCCTGTAAAAATCAATGATTCTCCATTTCCTTGAATTGCTCCATTGTAAATATCTGCGATTACTTCAAATATATTGCGGTCGTTTTCCTTGAAAACAGAATAATCTTCTATTTGGCTTCCGTTGTGCATTAAGTACACAATTCCTCCCATAAAAGCTACTGCTAACGAAATCCAAACACCGTAACGAAGTAAGTTTCCTATGATTGACTGAAAGTCTTTTTCTCCAAATTTTTCTTCTTGTACCATATTAGATTTTTCCATTTAGTCCGTTATAAATCATATTTACTGCCAAAACGAAAATCAGACAGGCAAAGAAGATTCTCAATTTTTTTGGATTGGTACGCACTAATATTTTAGCACCTGCCATAGCTCCAAACAAAACACCAATTACAACCGGCATACAAATCCCAGGTTCAATATATCCTTTTTGAATATAAATTACAGAACTCGCCATTGCTGTAACACCCATCATAAAGTTACTGGTTGTGGTTGAAACCTTAAACGGAACTCTCATAATATTATCCATTGCAATTACTTTAAAAGCACCAGAACCAATTCCGAGTAAACCAGACATCATTCCCGCAACTCCCATCATGCTGAAACCTCCTAAAACATTTTTGGTTCCGTAGTGAATGATTTCTCCGTCATGAGAAGGATAAGTACCGTCTAATTTTAGCTTTTTAGCCAGCGGACTAGATTCTAAAACGATATGTTCTTCTTTTTTTCGAAGTGAATTAACAGCCGAAAAAATTAAGGTTAAACCGAATAAAACGGCTATAAAAGAAGTAGGAGCGATAGTAGAAAGCAATGCGCCGCAAACAGCACCAATTGTGGTTGCGATTTCGAGAAAAATTCCCATTCGCATATTGGTAATTCCTTCTTTTACATAAGCTGCGGCAGAACCTGAAGAGGTCGCAATAACGGAGACCAAAGCGGCTCCAATAGCATAATGAATGTCGACTCCGAGAATAATAGTAAGAAGCGGAATAATTATAATGCCGCCTCCTAAGCCTGATAATGAACCGATAAAGCCCGCTAAAAAAGCGCCAAGAATCATTATAAGCGTAAAGGTAAGTATTGTCATTAAGATATGTTTTTGTATCTGCTAATTTACGAATACATATTTGTTCGAAACAGGATTATGACCTTAAATATACCTTAAAAATGTTTTTTTAGTTTATGGTTGATGGTTTATAGTTGATAGTTTATAGTTTATAGTTTATAGTTTATAGTTGATAGTTTATAGTTTATAGTTTATAGTTTATAGTTTATAGTTTATAGTTTATAGTTTATAGTTTATAGTTTATAGTTTATAGTTGATAGTGTTAAGTCCTTAGTCCTTAGTTTGAGTGTATGGTTTTTAGTTTTATTTGGATTGGCAATCATCAACAATTAATAAATTGACCATCAATCATCAACCATTAACAATTAACCATCAACCATCAACCATCAACTCTAAATTCTATTATCAACTGCGTAAGATGTTTTGCCAATATTAGCCAGCAGTAAAGCTGAGGCAGCGCTTGTCCAAACCGAATAATCTAAAGGTGCTTTTACCGAAACCGAAACAGCCATAGCAAAACCAAAGAAAAACAGTAAAAAAGCAGTTCCTAAAGCTGCGATTCGAGTTTTAAAACCAAAAATCAATAAGAGACTTAATATGACTTCGAAGAAAGTGGCCGCAATGCCTAAAATTTCTGC contains:
- a CDS encoding DoxX family membrane protein — encoded protein: MKNITLLEAGLILRIVLAITMLSAVADRFGLWGAPGSNAVAWGNWDNFVMYTQTLNPYANKATAEILGIAATFFEVILSLLLIFGFKTRIAALGTAFLLFFFGFAMAVSVSVKAPLDYSVWTSAASALLLANIGKTSYAVDNRI
- a CDS encoding DUF1634 domain-containing protein; translation: MEKSNMVQEEKFGEKDFQSIIGNLLRYGVWISLAVAFMGGIVYLMHNGSQIEDYSVFKENDRNIFEVIADIYNGAIQGNGESLIFTGIILLFMTPVLRVLLSLFSFLVEKDYLYVGITLIVITIIIISISFGFSH
- a CDS encoding LLM class flavin-dependent oxidoreductase, producing MEIGIDSFASAMYGDDNTLSSVDAMEQLLQRIEFADQVGLDVFGIGEHHKKEFLDSATAVILSAAAARTKNIRLASAVSVLSAADPVRVYQSFSTLDLVSKGRAEIVVGRGSSIEAYPLFGYNLNDYDALFSEKLDLLLQIRDNEFVTWEGKFRPAINNLPVYPRALQEKLPIWLGVGGTPESFIRAGSLGLPLMVAIIGGQTHRFKPLIDLYRQAGQAAGYKPEELKVGLHSPGYIGSTTESAIADYYPGYAELWTKLGRERGWPPVTKDKFDGLIDDLGVLIVGSPERAAEKILRHSEALGGVDRFTFQMDNAGLTHKQLMNAIELIGTKLIPLIRKG
- a CDS encoding sulfite exporter TauE/SafE family protein; this encodes MTILTFTLIMILGAFLAGFIGSLSGLGGGIIIIPLLTIILGVDIHYAIGAALVSVIATSSGSAAAYVKEGITNMRMGIFLEIATTIGAVCGALLSTIAPTSFIAVLFGLTLIFSAVNSLRKKEEHIVLESSPLAKKLKLDGTYPSHDGEIIHYGTKNVLGGFSMMGVAGMMSGLLGIGSGAFKVIAMDNIMRVPFKVSTTTSNFMMGVTAMASSVIYIQKGYIEPGICMPVVIGVLFGAMAGAKILVRTNPKKLRIFFACLIFVLAVNMIYNGLNGKI
- a CDS encoding TonB-dependent receptor; the encoded protein is MKIIFNKGVYIFALLLCSITMMGQDFGKVAGKISLSGNTAAENIAVTLKGTKYSDVTTVSGQYEITRVKPGNYTIVVRAVGIAPVEANIVVTAKQTTTKNFSLNESQEDLQEVVITKNKYKQDKPSMSLRLQTPVLEIPQNIQIVSAQTLKDQQITSMSDGVIRNVSGAVRLEHWGDLYTNITMRGSQIQAFRNGFNVVSSFWGPLTEDMSFVDHIEFVKGPAGFMLSSGDPSGLYNVVTKKPTGVTKGEVSALVGSYDFYRVSVDLDGKLDKKGKLLYRFNGAAQKKGSFRPFEHNDRYVIAPVISYQFDDKTKLTFEYNFQYANMTEVGSYYVFGPKDGGYATLPRDFTMTAPGLPDTNIQDHSGYLQFEHKFDDNWKLTAQTSYFKYIQQGYSSWPSTVGSDENALGAGNIIRNVGIWDAESNMYLGQIFVNGKFNTGSVSHKILGGIDLGSKDYMADWGQSHDLDTAASPFNVYNPNYGTPSNGYPAFDHETPLSQRAGGLYGSEYAAGYIQDELGFFQNKLRLTLAARYTWISQTSAYDVPQEDSHITPRAGLSYSITDDFAIYGLYDQAFTPQSGITQNGDPIKPLTGNNIEFGIKKDWFDGSWNTTLSAYRIIKKNELTADPTNGPNDIYKVILGEKRAEGLEFDIRGKLFDGLNLIANYAFTESIVTESRLTSIAVGSTVPGYAKHTANAWLNYTVQNGKLKGFGASIGGTFLDGRQTDTWSEGLQKLPSYFKLDGGLSYETGKVKVTANVFNILDKYLYSGSYYKWLEAYYWQAEPGRNFRVGVTYKF